ATAACTTAAATAAGTTTAGCTACAGCACAACAATTTAGGAACATAAAGAGCATCTAAATAACCTGCACAGTCATATGTGAAACTAACAGAACTCAGCTAAGGCAAAAAATTTAGGATTCTATAAATAACTGAACCAGCTTATAACTTAGATCTTTTAGCTTCCTGCTGCTCTTGAGATCTTTCCACGTCTCCACTCATGTGCTGTTTCCTTCCATTGTTGTCGATGCTTGTAATGTTATCACTGAAGAAGTACCAGCAGCCTGTTCCGCATAGGGGGCTTTGAACAATGTCAGCAGAGGGAAGAACAAAGGGTGCAGAGGTTCGGGTGACCATGTCGAACACCATAGGCACGCCTCTCCACCGCTCATCGATCCAGTACACACAATTGGCCCTCACCCCAGGGACATCCTCAGCTTGGACAACCGCTGGGCTGTTCTTGCCGATGAACACAGAGTAGCCTCCCAGATCATTCACCGTGTCCCAGCATGGCATGCGCCCAGGGTCGTACCTCAGAACGAAGATGTCGTTGTCGGACATGATGAACCGGCCGCCCTCTGGCAGCCGCCAAGCGATGTTACCGGTGGCATTCCGCCATACCTGGTACAGGCTACCATTACAGATGAAGATCTGCTTGAACCTTGTGGGCTTAGAAGCGGTGTGGTAGGGCGCTGCGAAGACGGCCGCGGGGTCGAACGGGCGCTCCGGCAGCAAGGGCTCGACTATAGGCTTCCGGCGGCGGCCACGGGGAATGTGGAGCACGTGCACGTCCCCGCATTCGGTGAGGCAGTAGACCTTGCCACCGTCTGTGTCGTAGACCAGGTCGATGAGCTGATCCCCCCTGCCCATGGCGACGTCGCTGATGAACCACTTCATGTCTCGGGTCTTGGTGTAGGCCAGCTTGTTGCCGTGGCATACGGCGACGGCGGTGTAGTCGTCGGGTCTGGGGTTCGGCGCGAATACGACCTTGCGCTCCTTCTTGCCACAGTTCATCGGAAGAAGCTTGATCTCCTCGCCGGTCAGGGGATTCAGGATGGAGATCTCCCCGCACTCGCTGGCGACCGCGAAGCAGCCGTTACTCGAGCCAACGAAGCAGCTGCGCGTCCGGAGCGTGGAGCAGTGGATCGAGCGCCGCATCAGAAACGATAATGCGTAGGCGCGCTGGCCGTCGGCAAAAACGAGGAGAGAAGGGAGCGGCGGCGGGAGGGCGGAACGCCACCCTGGGCAGGCGCAGCGGATGGCGGCGTAGTGCTTTAGCGACAACCCGTCGGCGATGGAAAGGAGGAGCTCCGGGTGGAGGTCGGCCCATGGCCCGAACGGCGCCATTATATTGCGCTTTGGTGACGAACTCGATTTGGGGAAACCTTTCGCCTAGGGTTCGACGAGGGGTGGAGAATTTTTCgtgagagcatctccaatagccgcGCCAAAGGATGCGCGTCGAAAAAATGGCATTTCAACGTGTGCGGGACGTTTTCGCGCGCTTCAGCGGAGGCGGGAAACTAGCGCGCGCGAGAAAAGGCGGCAGCTCGCGCGCTAAATTTGGCGCACCGCGTCCGACGCGTCTATAAATTGCAGCGCCCTCTGCCGCTCTCTCGTCGCTCCCTTTACCGCTTTCTCTCCTCGCCACCGACACGCCACCActgcgccaccatgccgcctcgtcgccggggagcttcgggctaccgcggcgtccgcgtgcgTCCGTCCGACACCTACTCCGCCAAGATTCGGTCGGGCGGCGTGCGCCTCGGCCTCGGAACCTTCGACACCGCCCAGGCGCCCGTGCATACGACGCTGCGGCGTGGCGCCTCTAGCGGTCCCGTTGAGACATGAACTTCACGGACGTggcgacgcgggagcgggcacaggagttgGCGCCTcccccgcggcttatcaccgacgaggatcgtcgcgagaaccggaggcgggagcgccgtctcagcctggccgagatggacgaggaagccatggcgttgtggcgTCAACGCTAAATTCAACATCGCGCTAGGAGATGCGTCGTCCTGGGACTCCAGCGACGAGCGGTTTCTTGACGCCTAcgctcagacgtcggaggaggacatcaccgaggcagaGCCCGAGTCGGAGAATGACGAGTAGTAGTAGTTTTTCGTTTTATCTATCTATCATAGGAGAAGACTATGAACTATCTATGCACTATTTTGTATCGTAGAAGCAGGCTATGTGACGAACTATCTCACATTTATACTATCGGAACCAAATGTGTATCGAATTGTAGTTCACATAGTAGGCGTCAAGAAAAAAATGAAATATAGCGCGCCTGCTGGAGCGGCTCGGGCGCGCTTATTTTGCGGCGGCCGCTGGAGCCAGTGCACCGCCGTGAGCAAAAGCTGGCTCACCCGACGTTGTATACTTATTTTTAGCGCGCCGCGCGTTGGacggctgttgaagatgctctgaGGGAGTACGCGTCAGCCGACGTATCGCAAGCCTTTGAATATGACAAAATTCAATTGATAAAACACTTCATCATCTTCCCCACAAGCCAAATCAATTTATTTTTTTCGAAATCCCAACAACATCCTCTTATTCTCTGGTTCATGTACTTGAATAAGATAAAAATTCCTCCCCTGTGACATCAGCCAGGAAACCAAACATCAGCTAGGACATTATCTACTCCCTTCGTCCTGAATTACTTGTTGCTTAAATAGATGTATATCTAGCATGTAGTATTATCGTGCAGTTGCTTAGGAGCAAAACCAGGCCTCATGCCCGCATCCATCTGTCGACAGCAAGTTATCACTTGCTTGCAAGACACCCATTTATTATTTTCAGCAAAAGAGGTGATCCTATGACTAGTTGCCTTTGGTCAATCCTGAACTAGGATATTGCAGTAACTTGCTTCGGATTCACATGGTATGGCATGACGTTGATAATAACATGTTGGCCTTATGATTTGCTCCATCTGTAAAAGAGATACTTGGGTTATTCCTTAACAAATGGGAGCATTTAACCTTTGGTAAAGCACGTGCACTCAACTGACAGCAACTAACAAGAGGAGATATTACAAATGGATCGATAAACCAAGGTCGCCGACATAGTGCAAAGGATCTTGAGATCACCCGTAGGAATCAAGAAACCAAGGAATAATTTGCAGTAAGACACGGAGTAAATTTTAGTTCTCGAAGTGCTACTGGACCCTAGATTGATGCTAGATTTGCCTAATGTAAGTTGTTTCTTTTGAAAGACCCAGCAGTCAGCACCACTCTTCATTTGAGATTGGTCAATATACTTAACGAGGCCTCATACTTAAGTATGACAACTACTGAGTGTAGGAGAATAAAGCTCCAAGGAGAGAGAGGAAAAagagcttatcaggttaaagcaGAACCAGGCCCCAAAGATCAAAGCTCCGGAGGTGCTTTTGCTTTTCAAGCAGCAAGTACACACTTTGCTCCCTTGTATTGCAATCCCATAAACTCTGCTGAGAAATCATCTACAATATGCATTAAGCGAACAAGTTTTTTATTCGCTTCTATACGCGATGTTAGAGAAGAAGAATCATTTTGCGGTCTGTTAGTACTGATGTACTCCAATTGACAGTACAAAAGTTTAACGCATTACAGTACAGATGTCCACCTGGTTTACACTACTGTGGAAACTTCACAATACAGTTGGAAACAGAGTAACAGACGCAGGCAGTTTCCCGGGAAATCTCAGGTGTCTTCACCGAGACTCCAAATCTAAAGAAACCCACCAGCTCGCCGTGACTGGCATGATCTCGCTCATCTTTATTCCCCCCACCTCCGCGTCCATGGAAGCGGGCGCGGTCACACAATCTTACCACCCACCACAAATGCTTCAAGGTTCTGCAAGGCCACATGTACAGCCCATTGCTTAACTAGCAGTACTAGCTGACTGATGCTGCTGCCACCTTTGCATGCCTCCCCTCGCCGGTGACCTCCGGGGAAGTCGACCGCTGAACCGACAACCGACGGGCCGACACGCGCGAGCAGCCACGGAGAAGCCGGTGGCCGTCTTTGCCGGTCATGGCGTACCCGTATGTCTTCCACGCGCAGGCGCCACCGGCCAGAGCGGAGGAGCACAAGTCCAAGGGCGCAATGCCGCAGCCACAGGTCAGGCCCCAGTGGCCTGTCGGCAGCGGCGCCGGGCGTgggtgtggcggcggcggagccgggTGGATGGGTCTTGGCTCCCGGGAGAGGCAGCTCGCGAGTGCTTATGATCTCGTGGAGCAGATGCATTACCTGTACGTGCGCGTCGTTAAGGCGCGCGGGATCCCCGTGGGCGCGGTCACCGGCGGCTGCAACCCCTACGTCGAGGTGCGCCTCGGCAACTACCGCGGCACGACGCCGCACCACGACAGGAAGTCGAGCCCGGAGTGGAACCAGGTCTTCGCCTTCTCCAGGGAGCGCGTCCAGGCCACGGCGCTCGAGGTGTTCGTCAGGGACAGGGACGCCGTGGCGCGCGACGACTACGTCGGCAGGGTCGCGTTCGACATCAGCGAGGTGCCGCTGCGCGTGCCGCCCGACAGCCCGCTCGCGCCGCAGTGGTACCGCCTCGAGAGCGTGCGCCATGGTGGCAAGATGGTGCTGCCGACCGAGGTCATGCTCGCGGTGTGGGTCGGCACGCAGGCCGACGAGGCGTTTGGGGACGCATGGCACGCCGACGCGGCGTCGGCGCGCGGCGGCGCTGATGGTGTGGCCGCGGTGCAGAGCGCGCGGTCCAAGGTGTACGTGACGCCTAAGCTGTGGTACCTCCGGATAAACGTGCTGGAGGCACAGGACGTCGTGACGGGCGGCTTCGTCGGCGACAAGGTCCGGCAGCACGTCGAGGTCTTCGCCAAGGTGCAAGTCGGCGGCATGATGCTCCGGACCAAGCCGTGCGCCATGAGGAATCCGACAAGCCTGGCGTGGAACGAGGAGCTGGTCTTCGTTGTGGCGGAGCCGTTCGAGGACCCGGCGGTGCTCATCGTCGAGGCCCGGGCGCACCCCGGCAAGGACGAGATCGTCGGGCGTGCCGTGCTGCCGCTCACGATCTTCGAGAAGCGCCTCGAACGCGGGGCGGTCCACTCGCAGTGGTTCAGCCTGGAGCCGTTCGGGCATCCTTTGCGCCGGCCGGAAGCCACTTTCGCCGGCCGCGTCCACCTCCGGGCGTGCCTCGAGGGCGCGTACCACGTCATGGACGAGCCGACCATGTACGTCAGCGACACGCGCCCGACGGCGCGGCAGCTGTGGCGCCCTCCCGTCGGCGTGCTCGAGGTCGGCGTCCTCGGCGCGCAGGGACTC
This region of Triticum aestivum cultivar Chinese Spring chromosome 2D, IWGSC CS RefSeq v2.1, whole genome shotgun sequence genomic DNA includes:
- the LOC123053605 gene encoding FT-interacting protein 1-like; the encoded protein is MAYPYVFHAQAPPARAEEHKSKGAMPQPQVRPQWPVGSGAGRGCGGGGAGWMGLGSRERQLASAYDLVEQMHYLYVRVVKARGIPVGAVTGGCNPYVEVRLGNYRGTTPHHDRKSSPEWNQVFAFSRERVQATALEVFVRDRDAVARDDYVGRVAFDISEVPLRVPPDSPLAPQWYRLESVRHGGKMVLPTEVMLAVWVGTQADEAFGDAWHADAASARGGADGVAAVQSARSKVYVTPKLWYLRINVLEAQDVVTGGFVGDKVRQHVEVFAKVQVGGMMLRTKPCAMRNPTSLAWNEELVFVVAEPFEDPAVLIVEARAHPGKDEIVGRAVLPLTIFEKRLERGAVHSQWFSLEPFGHPLRRPEATFAGRVHLRACLEGAYHVMDEPTMYVSDTRPTARQLWRPPVGVLEVGVLGAQGLTPMKTADGRGTTDAYCVAKYGQKWVRTRTVVDSCSPRWNEQYTWEVYDPCTVLALAMFDNCHLGKANAAAGNAVLRDQVMGKVRIRLSTLEMDKVYTNAHHLVVLHPSGVRKNGELCLAVRLTSVSLASVMCLYGKPLLPKMHYVQPFAIPQLDALRRQAMSIVAARLSRAEPPLRREVVEYMLDAGSHLWSMRRSKANFFRVTALLSGAASTARWLVDVCHWRNPVTTVLVHLLFVTLMCFPELILPTMFLYMALAGLWNYRRRPRRPASMDARLSCAEATHPDEIDEELDTFPTSKPNDVVRLRYDRLRSVAGRIQTVVGDVATQGERVRSLLAWRDPRATALFTALCLVAAVTLYVTPLRVVALVAGLYALRHPRFRSRMPSAAGNFFKRLPSRADTML